In Schistocerca piceifrons isolate TAMUIC-IGC-003096 chromosome 9, iqSchPice1.1, whole genome shotgun sequence, the following proteins share a genomic window:
- the LOC124717317 gene encoding nucleolar protein dao-5-like isoform X1, translating into MEKREQRARRDRRRDGKRNTFQNDQGKETVKPQQSSVEEKKIDAQNVEVSNKKNTSEEKGKTIEDDPLRFANLKRETDEIAALKAKKPLKRQIFSNWSKYEEPLPSQDESRAADFETLLHAPQSGGFRFKSEQQWDTGSYGRFGEIFTPDAELLAGGLTSLPFYKRLNVDKTLFSEDEIQRMDRCAKENYRAYEKLSKSKPKPKVATTDLFKIDEAEKYSVVDQVNEQTVELSTNTSKPVFSVEESPERTPAELTLSPHPASSNARPNDHSREGRVPTARVPEGPVQDFHFGKPPPSSLGAAEILHSQTPDRERTPLRDSGRDVTSPEFHFERAPPPSYTSGNLKSPFHSRESTPAKEAAPATVVGKPPPSSFGAAENLHSQTPDRMHTPPRDSGRCAVSPEFNFERAPPPSYASGNMKSPFQSRESTPAKETPPVTVSRGSGNLQAPVSRAVSDGRVTGREGTPEPTAPAPPVRERETVRDDRPGAAKFASSVGTPSEDVSLRGGASVGEYDDDSALRETSPVRKSTYDHPRITPSASRESKHTLDKIPSEMETVGREEIPREPVLQRNGADVREELTHQKSPRERDIVSEQKLEENGQICTENDSYSKKGGKSDIKKPEGQQRGGGRHGRRKKGQNASARGGEQLRVESADVAEPEMEASVHTTAKADVQEETRHEEPRPAEGAKKKPERPPPPAVLQRDRQQSPLPAPQPSSALAVVGQPETKATQPLANKPEEPKAQHVKVPATTPDSQAEPPQRKTAASTKVEPILKERNTAGRVDDSGLNFLMSLRGQKVGGVSEVEAAKLAAGATVSRSAIEEDEMKESQKPKPPPVIAAEKKEDLEDWLDSMLDD; encoded by the exons ATGGAGAAGAG GGAGCAGAGGGCCCGTCGCGACAGACGAAGAGATGGCAAGCGTAATACTTTTCAGAATGATCAAGGAAAAGAAACAGTCAAGCCGCAGCAATCTTCTGtggaggaaaagaaaattgatgctcAAAATGTAGAAGTATCGAATAAAAAGAATACGTCAGAAGAGAAAGGCAAGACCATTGAAG ATGATCCTCTGAGATTTGCAAACTTGAAACGAGAAACAGATGAAATTGCTGCGCTAAAAGCGAAAAAGCCACTTAAGAGACAAATTTTCAGCAACTGGTCGAAATATGAAGAGCCATTGCCAAGTCAAGACGAAAGTCGAGCTGCCGACTTTGAAACCCTCCTCCATGCACCACAGTCAG GAGGTTTCAGGTTTAAATCTGAGCAGCAATGGGATACTGGAAGTTACGGACGGTTCGGAGAAATTTTCACACCAGATGCCGAATTGCTTGCTGGAGGTTTGACTTCACTACCATTCTACAAGAGGCTCAACGTAGATAAAACATTGTTTTCA gaGGATGAGATCCAAAGGATGGACAGATGTGCAAAGGAAAATTACAGAGCATATGAGAAATTGAGTAAGTCCAAACCAAAACCAAAGGTAGCTACCACTGACTTGTTCAAGATTGATGAGGCAGAGAAGTACAGTGTTGTGGATCAGGTAAATGAACAGACTGTAGAACTGAGTACAAACACGAGCAAACCTGTATTTTCGGTAGAAGAGTCTCCAGAGAGAACACCTGCAGAACTTACACTCTCGCCACATCCTGCCAGCAGCAATGCGAGACCAAATGACCACAGCAGGGAGGGTAGGGTACCCACTGCACGTGTTCCCGAAGGGCCTGTGCAAGATTTTCACTTTGGAAAGCCACCACCATCCTCACTTGGTGCTGCTGAAATCTTGCACTCACAGACACCCGACAGAGAGCGTACGCCTCTCCGAGACAGTGGCCgggatgtgacgtcaccagagttCCATTTTGAGAGAGCACCACCACCTTCGTACACCTCAGGGAATCTGAAGTCTCCATTTCACAGCAGGGAGAGCACGCCGGCAAAAGAAGCTGCACCTGCGACAGTTGTCGGAAAGCCACCACCGTCCTCATTCGGTGCAGCTGAAAACCTGCACTCACAGACACCCGACAGAATGCATACACCTCCCCGAGACAGTGGCCGGTGTGCAGTGTCACCAGAGTTCAATTTCGAGAGAGCGCCACCACCTTCGTATGCATCTGGGAATATGAAGTCTCCATTTCAGAGCAGGGAGAGCACACCGGCAAAAGAAACTCCACCTGTGACAGTGTCTCGAGGGTCAGGCAACTTGCAAGCTCCTGTGTCTCGGGCCGTCTCAGACGGACGGGTCACAGGTCGAGAAGGTACACCCGAGCCCACAGCTCCAGCTCCACCTGTTCGGGAGAGGGAAACGGTGCGAGACGACCGTCCGGGTGCCGCAAAGTTCGCTTCTTCAGTTGGCACGCCATCTGAGGACGTTTCTCTCAGAGGTGGGGCATCGGTCGGGGAATACGATGACGATAGTGCCTTGCGAGAGACCTCCCCGGTACGGAAATCTACGTACGACCACCCACGAATCACGCCTTCTGCCTCTCGGGAATCGAAACACACTCTCGACAAAATTCCTTCGGAAATGGAAACAGTTGGAAGGGAAGAGATTCCGAGAGAGCCAGTTCTTCAGAGGAACGGTGCAGATGTGCGGGAAGAACTGACACACCAGAAGTCTCCTCGTGAAAGAGACATAGTTTCAGAGCAGAAGTTGGAGGAAAATGGGCAGATTTGCACAGAAAATGACAGTTATTCGAAGAAAGGAGGAAAGTCGGATATTAAAAAACCAGAGGGTCAGCAGAGAGGTGGAGGGAGGCACGGTCGGAGAAAGAAAGGGCAGAATGCGTCGGCTCGAGGCGGGGAGCAGCTCCGGGTGGAGTCCGCTGATGTGGCAGAACCGGAGATGGAGGCCAGTGTCCACACTACCGCGAAAGCCgacgtgcaggaggagacgagGCACGAGGAACCGCGTCCAGCCGAAGGGGCGAAAAAGAAACCGGAGCGACCGCCACCTCCGGCAGTACTACAGCGGGATCGTCAGCAGTCACCTCTGCCGGCACCACAGCCGAGCTCTGCTCTGGCTGTTGTTGGACAGCCCGAAACCAAAGCTACACAGCCTTTGGCCAACAAACCTGAGGAACCAAAGGCTCAACATGTGAAAGTGCCTGCGACAACTCCTGACAGCCAag CAGAACCGCCCCAGAGAAAGACAGCAGCAAGTACAAAAGTAGAGCCCATACTGAAAGAGCGGAACACGGCGGGCCGTGTGGACGACAGTGGACTGAATTTCCTGATGTCACTGAGAGGCCAGAAGGTGGGAGGGGTCAGCGAAGTGGAAGCTGCAAAGTTGGCTGCGGGTGCCACAGTATCAAGATCTGCGATAGAGGAAG ATGAAATGAAAGAGTCACAAAAGCCAAAGCCTCCACCAGTGATAGCTGCAGAAAAGAAAGAGGACCTCGAAGATTGGCTCGACTCGATGCTGGACGACTGA
- the LOC124717317 gene encoding nucleolar protein dao-5-like isoform X2 has protein sequence MEKREQRARRDRRRDGKRNTFQNDQGKETVKPQQSSVEEKKIDAQNVEVSNKKNTSEEKGKTIEDDPLRFANLKRETDEIAALKAKKPLKRQIFSNWSKYEEPLPSQDESRAADFETLLHAPQSGGFRFKSEQQWDTGSYGRFGEIFTPDAELLAGGLTSLPFYKRLNVDKTLFSEDEIQRMDRCAKENYRAYEKLSKSKPKPKVATTDLFKIDEAEKYSVVDQVNEQTVELSTNTSKPVFSVEESPERTPAELTLSPHPASSNARPNDHSREGRVPTARVPEGPVQDFHFGKPPPSSLGAAEILHSQTPDRERTPLRDSGRDVTSPEFHFERAPPPSYTSGNLKSPFHSRESTPAKEAAPATVVGKPPPSSFGAAENLHSQTPDRMHTPPRDSGRCAVSPEFNFERAPPPSYASGNMKSPFQSRESTPAKETPPVTVSRGSGNLQAPVSRAVSDGRVTGREGTPEPTAPAPPVRERETVRDDRPGAAKFASSVGTPSEDVSLRGGASVGEYDDDSALRETSPVRKSTYDHPRITPSASRESKHTLDKIPSEMETVGREEIPREPVLQRNGADVREELTHQKSPRERDIVSEQKLEENGQICTENDSYSKKGGKSDIKKPEGQQRGGGRHGRRKKGQNASARGGEQLRVESADVAEPEMEASVHTTAKADVQEETRHEEPRPAEGAKKKPERPPPPAVLQRDRQQSPLPAPQPSSALAVVGQPETKATQPLANKPEEPKAQHVKVPATTPDSQEPPQRKTAASTKVEPILKERNTAGRVDDSGLNFLMSLRGQKVGGVSEVEAAKLAAGATVSRSAIEEDEMKESQKPKPPPVIAAEKKEDLEDWLDSMLDD, from the exons ATGGAGAAGAG GGAGCAGAGGGCCCGTCGCGACAGACGAAGAGATGGCAAGCGTAATACTTTTCAGAATGATCAAGGAAAAGAAACAGTCAAGCCGCAGCAATCTTCTGtggaggaaaagaaaattgatgctcAAAATGTAGAAGTATCGAATAAAAAGAATACGTCAGAAGAGAAAGGCAAGACCATTGAAG ATGATCCTCTGAGATTTGCAAACTTGAAACGAGAAACAGATGAAATTGCTGCGCTAAAAGCGAAAAAGCCACTTAAGAGACAAATTTTCAGCAACTGGTCGAAATATGAAGAGCCATTGCCAAGTCAAGACGAAAGTCGAGCTGCCGACTTTGAAACCCTCCTCCATGCACCACAGTCAG GAGGTTTCAGGTTTAAATCTGAGCAGCAATGGGATACTGGAAGTTACGGACGGTTCGGAGAAATTTTCACACCAGATGCCGAATTGCTTGCTGGAGGTTTGACTTCACTACCATTCTACAAGAGGCTCAACGTAGATAAAACATTGTTTTCA gaGGATGAGATCCAAAGGATGGACAGATGTGCAAAGGAAAATTACAGAGCATATGAGAAATTGAGTAAGTCCAAACCAAAACCAAAGGTAGCTACCACTGACTTGTTCAAGATTGATGAGGCAGAGAAGTACAGTGTTGTGGATCAGGTAAATGAACAGACTGTAGAACTGAGTACAAACACGAGCAAACCTGTATTTTCGGTAGAAGAGTCTCCAGAGAGAACACCTGCAGAACTTACACTCTCGCCACATCCTGCCAGCAGCAATGCGAGACCAAATGACCACAGCAGGGAGGGTAGGGTACCCACTGCACGTGTTCCCGAAGGGCCTGTGCAAGATTTTCACTTTGGAAAGCCACCACCATCCTCACTTGGTGCTGCTGAAATCTTGCACTCACAGACACCCGACAGAGAGCGTACGCCTCTCCGAGACAGTGGCCgggatgtgacgtcaccagagttCCATTTTGAGAGAGCACCACCACCTTCGTACACCTCAGGGAATCTGAAGTCTCCATTTCACAGCAGGGAGAGCACGCCGGCAAAAGAAGCTGCACCTGCGACAGTTGTCGGAAAGCCACCACCGTCCTCATTCGGTGCAGCTGAAAACCTGCACTCACAGACACCCGACAGAATGCATACACCTCCCCGAGACAGTGGCCGGTGTGCAGTGTCACCAGAGTTCAATTTCGAGAGAGCGCCACCACCTTCGTATGCATCTGGGAATATGAAGTCTCCATTTCAGAGCAGGGAGAGCACACCGGCAAAAGAAACTCCACCTGTGACAGTGTCTCGAGGGTCAGGCAACTTGCAAGCTCCTGTGTCTCGGGCCGTCTCAGACGGACGGGTCACAGGTCGAGAAGGTACACCCGAGCCCACAGCTCCAGCTCCACCTGTTCGGGAGAGGGAAACGGTGCGAGACGACCGTCCGGGTGCCGCAAAGTTCGCTTCTTCAGTTGGCACGCCATCTGAGGACGTTTCTCTCAGAGGTGGGGCATCGGTCGGGGAATACGATGACGATAGTGCCTTGCGAGAGACCTCCCCGGTACGGAAATCTACGTACGACCACCCACGAATCACGCCTTCTGCCTCTCGGGAATCGAAACACACTCTCGACAAAATTCCTTCGGAAATGGAAACAGTTGGAAGGGAAGAGATTCCGAGAGAGCCAGTTCTTCAGAGGAACGGTGCAGATGTGCGGGAAGAACTGACACACCAGAAGTCTCCTCGTGAAAGAGACATAGTTTCAGAGCAGAAGTTGGAGGAAAATGGGCAGATTTGCACAGAAAATGACAGTTATTCGAAGAAAGGAGGAAAGTCGGATATTAAAAAACCAGAGGGTCAGCAGAGAGGTGGAGGGAGGCACGGTCGGAGAAAGAAAGGGCAGAATGCGTCGGCTCGAGGCGGGGAGCAGCTCCGGGTGGAGTCCGCTGATGTGGCAGAACCGGAGATGGAGGCCAGTGTCCACACTACCGCGAAAGCCgacgtgcaggaggagacgagGCACGAGGAACCGCGTCCAGCCGAAGGGGCGAAAAAGAAACCGGAGCGACCGCCACCTCCGGCAGTACTACAGCGGGATCGTCAGCAGTCACCTCTGCCGGCACCACAGCCGAGCTCTGCTCTGGCTGTTGTTGGACAGCCCGAAACCAAAGCTACACAGCCTTTGGCCAACAAACCTGAGGAACCAAAGGCTCAACATGTGAAAGTGCCTGCGACAACTCCTGACAGCCAag AACCGCCCCAGAGAAAGACAGCAGCAAGTACAAAAGTAGAGCCCATACTGAAAGAGCGGAACACGGCGGGCCGTGTGGACGACAGTGGACTGAATTTCCTGATGTCACTGAGAGGCCAGAAGGTGGGAGGGGTCAGCGAAGTGGAAGCTGCAAAGTTGGCTGCGGGTGCCACAGTATCAAGATCTGCGATAGAGGAAG ATGAAATGAAAGAGTCACAAAAGCCAAAGCCTCCACCAGTGATAGCTGCAGAAAAGAAAGAGGACCTCGAAGATTGGCTCGACTCGATGCTGGACGACTGA